Below is a window of Vulpes vulpes isolate BD-2025 chromosome 14, VulVul3, whole genome shotgun sequence DNA.
TATGCTTTTGGTAATTAGCCAAGTCTGAGAATATTGGCCGCTGATTGTTGCCATCATGTTCTTAgagaattattttccatttttccatggaATGTTCCAACAGCTAGCTATGTCAGAGTGCTGCTGAGTACATCCATTTATTCCTTAGCAAAAGGATCAGTATGTTTGGGTAAAGATCTATGGACTTAAGAAACTATCAGTTCATTGTAATAAAATCTACTACCAATTAGAATTAAACTTAATGATTATTTAGCTTTTGTTTAGGGATTTTTCTAATGGTCTTTTATGAGTAACCTTTTCTAAGTCATTGTTCCCTTCCCTTTTGTGTCAGTGTTTCAGAAAATAGTGAACTTGATTCCTTTGCTTCTACTAAATCCAGTTGTgacaaaatcttaatttttaaggtATGATTTAAATAAGGTtacagaaataaaactaataaaaacttttgtgtttattcttttattgttgtGACACTGCTGTTATTCCCTGCTTTGGGCAAGAACCTTTATCTGCACAGACCTGGCCCAGGAGATAAGTCTAGGTCACCCGCAGCCTTGCAAGAAGGTCATGATAGGGAGTAACTGCCTTATGGCTTTGAAAACAGAACCCTAAAATCCAGCAGCATCATACATGCtactaaaaataaagtgtaaacTATTTAAACTTGAATATGAAATAGAACTGTTCTTTACAAAAAGTTACCTTAAAATGTTGCTTTTGGTAATATGATTAACTCTAGGGGCAGCGTTCTGACACAGACTGAGGTAGTATCCACTCACTCTATACTGAAAGTAGAAAATATGAGTAATTAATGGCTAAATTTAAGTAGTAATTCATATTACTAAGTTCTCTAAGACTCTATTATACATTTTTGgtttataattaacatttatgtaCAACTTCAAGTACTAAAGATGTTGAATTAAGAATTTATTAATGTACGCATGCTGAGTGCAGTAGCACATTCATACCCATGGGAGGTGAAAATTGGTTCTTACTCTGTTATGTACAAAGTACAGATATACAGTACCTAAACACATAGTATATCTGTGATACTGATTACATGGgggagacaggaaaagaaaacatgtataaGGGCTCAGAGGATTAAAAATTGCTGGGGAAAGGGAAATTTGTGTCATGAAACTTGGAGACCATTAACTCTGCCCTGATAAAGCCAATGGAGAGCTGTGTGATGGGACACTGGTGCCATCACCACAGTAATGCTCTGGCAACCCCCAGACAAGGACAGTGAGGCACGAGTGGTAACTGGTTACACAGTAGGGgtcaagctgtgtgaccttgaggaggagcagcagagtgGGACCAAGTCCATGTTCTTCCTGCTACACACGTGGAAACGGTGTTTTTTAAGGCCAAGTAACTGCTACGATGATAGGTTCTGAAGCTGAAGTCCATTATACTAGTCTGCTTTTTTGCACACATTTGAAActttccataaacatttttttcatggacATTTTTAGGAGACCAAAATACATACTGGTCTGAACAAACTAAAAGTAAACTACTGAGTACAAAGAAACCATATTTTACAAACAACTGTATTCTAAGCATTCAGACTTAGAAAAGAACTGtttcaatttgtctttttattataacATGAGCTAAATTTAAGAAATTAGCCTTTTgactttatttcccagagttgtTAGAAGATCTAAATGACAACATAACATTatgaaaatatactgaaaagTACAAGGACTGATGTAAAATGGTAGTCAAGGTTCCAGGTACCAAGGGATTAGAATAAGTGAAGGATGAAACCAGTCAGGCTATATAGCCTGACAGATGCAGGATGTGCTGGTTTAGCAAGGTGCCATCAAGGAGTAGGAAGACCATCAAATGTGTGCTGTTAAGTCACAGCGTGAGAAACCTCTCCAATGtgcaacttctttttttgtttggtaAATTGAGTTTTTCTTCATTAAACTTAGGATTTCTTTAAGctaacatttcaaaattaattcatCAAACAGGAGTTATTTTAATAGGTAAGGTAAATCATAGGATAACCAATtagaaaaatgttcctttttaagTCAAAAAGCCTTCAAATGGTCAGGGACTGATGAGTGAGGATGGCAAAATGTACATTTCAGATTTTCAACAccaatgtaaaaataaagcatttttatagaCTTAAAACTGTCAGTGCATTTGGATTttgatgaaagaaaatttaaaatacctcTACAATAATACAATGTTAATAGAAATTGGCCATGTACTGAGGTCATTTTAGTGAGCTACCATCatgtaaatataagaaaaataatttcttggtcCAAATCagtgaaactttaaaaaagattgtcTCTCGAGAACAATGCTTTTTCAGACACATCCTGATATTCAAAATCACTTTTATAAGACAATTACagattaactttttaattatatttttcttaaaaagctgtGAGATTTCCATTTCTTCGGGAGATACTTTCACCACTGTGCTGTTCAATTCCACAGGTTAAGCTTTCTTCATTATTATTCAGAACTTCATACACGTTAGAGAGATTGCCATTCattgttttttcatcttttcgAAAAGACACGGGGAGACTTGCTAGACTAAAGCTGACGTCTTTAAAGGCATGCAACAAGAATATTCCCACAATGATTGTAAAGAAGCCACTCAGAGTACCAATGACATCATCAACAGGCATATCTTGCcactctttaaaaagaatagcTGAACAAGTTAAAACTGATGTTGTAAAGAATACGTAATATATCGGAGTCACAATGGAAGTGTTGAATATATCCAGGGCCCTGTTCAGGTAATTAATCTGTGTGCTCACACAGACTATAAGGCTCAGCAGCAGAATCCAGGCCAGGGGATGTCGCAGCACAGGCTTTCCAGCAAACAGCTCTTTGATTGCAATGCCCAGGCCCTTAACACAGGAGACTGAAAATGCTCCAATTACAGAGCAGATTGTTATATACACAAGAATATTTGTCTGTCCATGGCGAGGTCCCACCACGAAGATTAATATCAATGACACAATGACCACAAGTGTTGCAAAGACCACAAAACCTGGAGGCAAAGAAAAGTTGTGTTTAGCCaaatgcagaataaaaaaaaaaaaaacctgaaaatccaaaataaatattaactcaataggaaggagaaaaggagtggCCTTAAAATAAATACTAGCTTTCTCTTGCTATCCCAGCAAAAGTGCATTcataaaaattttgttaaaattttttaaaaacattttacttacacatttgagagggagagtgagagagaacacacaggggaggagcaggttctccacctagcagggagcccaatacgggggcttgatcccaggtccccaggatcatactcaggatcacaaccggagccgaaggcagatacttgagtaagccacccaggcatgcctacACTCATAAAAGTTTAGTTAGATGTATGTGCTGGACAATTATACCATGTTTCATATTCATAAACTAGGTCATAgaaatattattagaaataattattagaaataattaggTCATAGAAAATGGAGATCACGTTGATTTGCAGCCATCTACACTAGAATATCTTGCTACTTTCCACCCATTGGAATGCTCTTAACTCCAAGAATGGAAACAATCAGAAACTAGTGGACAGAAATTATGAGATGACCTTGAACACTCAACAATttatagatgataaaaataaCAGTTACAAATCAAGTTTGTCCTAAAAGCAGtacattttttaagtatttagagAAAACCACTGGGGTAAATAGCAAATCAGTAAGAATCAAAAATACTGTTAGGGTTCTGGTTCAATATGGAGAACTGAACCCAGCATAGTAAGAGCCAAAACTGTGTAGCATCATGGGCCAGGCACTTTTCTCAGCAATTTGCACTGATTTATTCCTTACAACTACCATATAATATAGATACTACCATCTGCTAAAATGCCACAGAAGTCAAATGAATTTATTCTGTTCACTCCTTAAAGTCTGCTAATAAGTAGTAACAGGACTCTTAAAGAAACAGACACACGAAAGCACGAATGGATACAGGAGATGACAGCAACAACATTATGGAAGccagaaaacagaagataaaCTCCTGATACAGCACATCCACGAAAGCTGAATCCCACCCACATTGCAATGATAAAATATGGGAAAGTAACTCACTTTGCAGCACAGAACACTACAAAGGTACAATGTAACTCTAGAAGCAGGGTAAAGAACAGACAAAAACAGAAGACCTGGCTGAAAATCTATTCAGCATTAAGACCCCAGGAACTCTGCTCAGCTCTGAGTATCTGACTGACTGTTCTTCCTGCCACAGCAAACTGGAGGACTCTGGCCAGGTGAGTGTGTAGGTGCCACACTAAAATAGGGGGCTAGAGTAAGGTCTAACTCCCTTTTTCCCATCACCTCCTAGGACTCAGGCAGGACACTCTGCTGGGAATGTGATATGCCTGACTTTCAGAAGGCAGCCAAGAATCACTAGGAGAGGCACCAAAACtaacagaaaaacacaaagccTTTGTTTGCTCTATGCAGAGGAAAACTTCACAACAGATAAATCATCATCctacaaaaacattaaaacagtAAAACTACCATTAACATGCTCAAAGAGACAATGATGAGGCCAGAACGTGAAAGGCCAAAATCTGGAGAAAAAGGTAAGGTGAAAACTCACCTTTCTCCCTTGCAATAACTGCCAATTCCAGAGCAGGAAGTAAGGAGGGACATAAAAACCAGCAGAAAGTGGTGACCTAGGGCTTGTGGAAGTTTCAGTAGActaggtaaaaataaaaacttggaatcTGGGACTGTCTAGGCAGCTGGGACACCAGGGCCAAGATTCTAGAAAGGCAGGAACTAAAGAGACACTGAGTCCCAATTTCTGTGTGCAACTCCCCCTTAAGGCATTTGTGGGCATAAAGCTATACATGCCCACGTCTGAGAAGCCAAGTGGACAGCCTGCTGAAAAAGCCAGGGAGCTGAAAAGACACCTGCAGTCTTGGAATGCCAACACGAACACTGCCATTCAAAGTTCACCCAGGTGGAAGGTCCAAGTAAACATCCTAGGCTATCAGCTGAGAGAAAGAAGAGCTATGATTAAGACTACAGGcataatggaaagaaatcagcCCCAACAAAGATTGAAGCAATATTTCAAGTTAAAGGTGACTTGCTGTATTCATATCTCACTGACAAAAGAAATTTTGGTTCTCTctgaaggaattaaaaaaaatcacttagagcctttatactttttaataatcTATATCCAGCATTTAATCAAAACTGCTCAAAGACAAAACTAAATgactgaaaacaaaagcaaaaacagagccCACAAATAATCCTGATACTGAAGTttgcagaaaaattttaaaataaccaggACTCTCCAGGGACTTGCTGCACAACACATGTGGTTGACAATAATGTACTATACATCTGTGAAATATTGAGAGGGTGAATTTCATgctgtgggtttgttttttttttttttgacacacacacacaaaaccaaagaacaaaagcaagctctttggaaattaaaaaacgtaacagaagaaataaaaattcaaaaaaagggCTGGAATACTGAAGAAATCTCCCAAAAGGCAGAGCTAAAAGGGAAAATGGTAAAAACAGGggggtaaatatatatataaaacaaaagtcACTGTATGGTTCAGGAGGTCCAGTCAacggaagaagaagaagaatttcacagaaaataaagatgaacaaaggaataaaagacaaatttcacagaataaaaaatgaatttgatatCCTAGAATAAGATGcacatttccaaatttaaaaaatctatcaagTACCTAGcacaatgaataaaaattagCCCACATGTAGGTACCTCAGTGGAAAATTTCAGATGATTGAGGGCAAAGAGGACATCCTAAAGgtttcctaaaaacaaaatatggttaACATATAAAAGATAATTAACTGTGTTTGATTTCTTAGCAGCAGGAAGTGAGAAGACAATGAGGTCACATtgattaaagacatttttatatatcCAAGGTCTCATCTCTTCTGTGCCTGTCTTGTCTCCTACAACAGTGGCTCCAACCAAAATGAAGGAGCAAACCCAGGattcaaagacaagaaaaaaatagaaagtgaagGGGATCTTTCATGATGCTGATGAGGGAAAATCCACAGTGACAAGTGTGCTGGTGGCCTCAAGATACCAATCTAGACCAAGGCCAAATAAGACTCTGGGAGAAATTTCCAGAAGATATGAAACTATAGAATATCTAATGTGTTTGAAATTACTGAGGGTAGAATTAAGACCACTGGAGAAGAATTTCAGGATGGCTTGATAAACTCATAGAAAAGTGATCAAACAAGATCATGATCAgttaagaaaaaagtcaaataagGAAGGGAAGGTAACTATATCATAGGTGTAAGCTGGGAATAAAAGTGATATAGTgcttataaataaatcatttaaacaaaaaaaagtagataCGATAGTGGATATAACAGATGATGCCTAAAGCCAAAAACAGTAGCAGCAATGTAAGCAAGTTATTTAAACACATggttaaagaacaaaataaacaagggTTAATTAAGGGCTGCTATGGGAGGAAAATGATCACTTGTTTTTCATAATAAGTAATGGCAAACAACTTACCTCTTGCACATAAAactttggttaaaataaaaactaaattaaaaagtaaaataaggggatccctgggtagctcaggggtttggcccctgcctttggcccagggcgtgatcctggagtcccgggatcgagtcccacatcgggctccctgcatgaagcctgcttctccctctgcctgggtctctgcctctctctgtgtctctcgtgaataaataaaatctttaaaaaataataataataaataaaaaataaaaagtaaaataataaactcataaagcttttttttgtttcttacctGGATCCCCCAGCTTGTGAGACATTTCATTTAAAGTCTCAATCTCCTCTTCTTTTGGAGCATGAATGACCATAACTGTAGATCCTAGAATACTTAGCAAACATCCAATTTTCCCATGAAGATTAAGTCTTTCATTTAGAAAGTATGAAGAAAGAATGGCACTACAGTGGGGAAGGGGATGGAGAACATTAAAATTAATCAaccacttttctcatttttaaaaatcaacacaaCTCAATTTAAATTACTGAAAAACTACAACACTATGAACTTGTAAAGATTCTTTGGCTTCACAACAAGGTAAAGAAAAGGTGCATTcaatcataaaatgaaatgtttccagcaaattaatgatttttttttctagcacttgtagtttattttttatgacacttttaatttttaaaatattttctttaaattcaatttgccaacatatggtataacacccagtgctcatcccgtcaagtgcccccatcagtgcccgtcacccagtcaccccacgcccccgcccacctccctttccatgaccccttgttcgtttcccagagttaggagtctctcatgttctgtctccctctctaatttttcccactcatttttcctcctttccccctttaatccctttcactatttcttatattctgtatgagtgaaaccatgtgatgattgtccttctctgatggactgaCTTCACTCAACATTAATACCCTCCAAGTCCATCCACgtcaaaacaaatggtgggtattcatcgtttctaatagctgaggaatatcccattgtatacatagaccacataaTGAATTCATCATACACTAAACCAGTATAGTTCTATATTTCTACTGTAGAAAATCAGCATGAAATTTAACAATAAATGGAGCTATGGTAGAAACTTATAACCTAGGAATATATGTCCAAATCAATGCTTAAATTTGCTCAACTTTAATTTATCCATACTGGTTTGTGCATCTTTCCTATGTGTTCATGTAATTCTAAATTATTTGCCTGTTAAATTAGCAAGTTTTAATACTTTATAACCAAATGTATccatatctaaaaaatatataatgtaaaccTATAAATATGGCATAACATACAGAAAACTAAGGGTAAAAGACATGTATCACAATAAATCTTTATATACTACAGATTATATATCATCTTGAAAAATTATGTAACCTGCATGTAATATcgatttttacacacacacacacacacacacacacta
It encodes the following:
- the NIPA2 gene encoding magnesium transporter NIPA2 isoform X1 yields the protein MIQGRGKYDFYIGLGLAMSSSVFIGGSFILKKKGLLRLAKKGSMRAGQGGHAYLKEWLWWAGLLSMGAGEVANFAAYAFAPATLVTPLGALSVLVSAILSSYFLNERLNLHGKIGCLLSILGSTVMVIHAPKEEEIETLNEMSHKLGDPGFVVFATLVVIVSLILIFVVGPRHGQTNILVYITICSVIGAFSVSCVKGLGIAIKELFAGKPVLRHPLAWILLLSLIVCVSTQINYLNRALDIFNTSIVTPIYYVFFTTSVLTCSAILFKEWQDMPVDDVIGTLSGFFTIIVGIFLLHAFKDVSFSLASLPVSFRKDEKTMNGNLSNVYEVLNNNEESLTCGIEQHSGESISRRNGNLTAF
- the NIPA2 gene encoding magnesium transporter NIPA2 isoform X2, which codes for MIQGRGKYDFYIGLGLAMSSSVFIGGSFILKKKGLLRLAKKGSMRAVGAGEVANFAAYAFAPATLVTPLGALSVLVSAILSSYFLNERLNLHGKIGCLLSILGSTVMVIHAPKEEEIETLNEMSHKLGDPGFVVFATLVVIVSLILIFVVGPRHGQTNILVYITICSVIGAFSVSCVKGLGIAIKELFAGKPVLRHPLAWILLLSLIVCVSTQINYLNRALDIFNTSIVTPIYYVFFTTSVLTCSAILFKEWQDMPVDDVIGTLSGFFTIIVGIFLLHAFKDVSFSLASLPVSFRKDEKTMNGNLSNVYEVLNNNEESLTCGIEQHSGESISRRNGNLTAF